One Heyndrickxia oleronia genomic window, TTGAACTCAAGCCCTTATTAGCTTAATAAGCATGTTTTTCTCTGTTTATCCAATTTTCTCTTGTTAATTTCATATTGATAGAGTCAATCCATTTTCCTTCAAACTCTAGGTCGTTTTCATCAATACTTTCTATTTCAAACCCAACCTTTTCATAAATATATTTAGCTCTTGGGTTGAAGTCAAAAACACTTAAGGTTAGTTGGTTGAGTGTAGTGCTTTTAAATACATAATCAATTATGTGCTTAGTTGCTTCTGTTCCTAACCCTCGATTCCTTCCCCTTGGACCAATAAGTATCCTAAAATTCATACTATGACTATTTTCATCGTATAAATTGACCACTACCTCTCCCACTAAAATGCCCTGCGATTTGTCAACAATAGCTAGATCCAAGCGATCGGTTTGTTCATTTCTTGTAGAATACCATTTGAGAATGGATTCTCTATCGAAATCCGAACTGCTTCCTGTCAGTTTTAATACCTCGGGATCCTTTAAGCATTCCTCTATATAAGGAAAGTCTTCATCCTTAAAAGGTCTGAGAACAACTTTCTCCCCTTCTATTAGTGGTTTATGACTTAAATCCACCATTTCACTCACACTCCCCTATTTCAAGTTAACATTTACCCGCATTAGTCTGTACGTTAACTAACCACCTGTTAAATGAATAACTTCAACAAAAATAGTGTGAATCCTTCTTTCACTATCATTCCCATTAACTTCAATCAGAAAAAAGCATCCCTTGTTAAAGGAATGCCCAGTTAGTTTCAGTGAAAATCCTCATAATTTTTCTACCTGAACATCATCTACTCCCTTGCTATGTAGTCGTATCTCTAAAAGATGCCTTCTCACTAAAGAAAAGCTTCCGAATATTACATAATCCGGTTTATGTTTATTCAGTCATTAAACTTTCTTTTGAATTTGAAATATATCGATATGTCTCTTCCCCAACTTTTTTATTGTCAAAAGCAACCGCATTTACGAATATACCCTCAACTTGGAATTCAGTTGCTTTTATTGGCTTATTGGCACTAAATAAATAGTAAGAACCATCACTTATGTATGAGTTAATAAATTTTATAAACATCGGGGAAGAAACTGATTTTATAAATGTATTAGTTTCTTTGTTTTGCAAGGCACCTACGGAAAACTTGATTACATTGTAAGGAATAATATTTATCCCTTTTTGCACTTCTGTTAGTGGATTACTTTTAAGATTTAATACATACTGATACTCTTTTTTATTGCTGTTGTAATATTCTTGGATGTTATAACTTATATTGTTTATTGCTGGATTTGGAAGTAATTCACTAGATTTAGTATAAGAAATCGTTTTTTCCTTAAAGTTATCTAAGTTCTTAACTTTTAAGGTTGACACCGACTCCTTATTCACTTGTTGGACTGTTTTTTTGTTTATTTCACACCCTGAGGACACTAAAATAATAAAAACTACTAAAAACAAAGCTGCAATTTTTCGAAACGCTAAAATCATTGGGATCTCCTTTTCAAATATTTTATTATTATTGTTAAACTAATTGACTTACAACCGTTTATTTGAATATAAACTATTTCAATGCCCCATATAGAAATACCTTCTATTTAATTAAATGACCCAAATCTCCCCTTTCTTTCAATAAAAAAAGAGCTGCGGATCTCTGCCCCCCATACTTGAAGTACAACATTTCACAAACTGATTGTTTAAGCGACGATGTCCCAATATTATTTTTTATAAGTTTATAAAACAGCTCACCTACTCACCAATCATATCTATAAATTTTATTAAGGATGTAGGTACATACTTGTCTTTTCGATAAATGAATACTGTTTTTACTTTTCCATATGAATTCGGAATTGAATGTTCTCTAAGGATCCCGTCTTGTACATGCTTTGAAACAACACTCTGTGGAAGCATACTTATGCCTAGTCCAGCTGCTACACAGCCAATTATTGCATCTAAAGTGCCAAATTCCATTATTTTATTTGGAATTACCTTTTCTTGCTGTAACCATTGTTCAAGTTTTTCTCGATAAGAACATCCCGCATGAAATACAAGCAAGGTCCTTGTTTGAATATCTTTAAAGGAAGAAATAGGAGGATGAATGGTATCTGTAATAATCACCAATTCCTCATCAATTAATTCCTTTTCTTTCAACTCGGGGTGCTCAATAGGTCCAGCCACAAATGCCCCATCAAGTTCATACTGCAAAACTCCTTGAATATTTTGTACAGTAGAGCCCGTTTTTAACGTTAAATCAACATCTGGAAAGTCTTTGTGATACTTTGCAAGCAGGTTGGGTAAACGAACTGCTGCAGTTGTTTCCATCGACCCAATCATTAACGGCCCTTTTGGGGTTTGGTCATCGCTCATTACACTTTTTGTTTCTTCTATAAGGTCAAATATTTTTTCCGTGTATGTTAATAGTATGCTCCCCTTGGCTGTTAAAGCAGTTCCACGATTATGTCTATAAAATAAGGTAGTTTGAAGATCCGATTCCAACTGCTGTATTTTCATCGTGATATTAGATTGTGCGTATTGAAGTTTTCTTGCTGCCTGTGAAATACTCCCTAACTTTGCCACTGCTTGAAAAATTTCTAATGTATGCAAATCCAAAATAATCTCTCCCAATTTTGAAAGTTAGCTATCAATAAAAGTGATACCAAATATCATTTTTATGTATTATACCAAATAACAAAAAAGCTATATGATTTAAGTATCTTACATTGTTAAATGGGGGTAATCTTTGTAAAAAGAGACATTCTAAAAAGATTATTCAATTTGAAGGGAGATCTCAACATGCCATTATTACGCTTTGATTTGATAGAAGGTAGAAGTGAAGAAGCGCTAAAAAAATTATTGGATTCGGCTCATCATTCGATGGTTGAAGCTTTCCAAGTACCTGAAAGTGACCGTTATCAAATCGTTCATCAACACCCGCAGCATGAACTCATAATTGAGGATACAGGATTAGGATTTAAAAGAAGCAAAGACCTTGTAATTATTAGTATTGTTAGTAAAAAAAGAACCGTTAAACAAAAAGAAGCCTTATACTCACTTCTAGCCCAAAAGCTTGAATCTGAATGTGACATCTCACCACAAGATTTGATTGTTTCTATAACAGAGAACAATGATTCCGACTGGAGTTTTGGACTAGGTGAAGCACAATTTCTAACAGGCTCATTATAGAGTAAAAAGAATGACGAGGTGCAAAATTATGTTAAACAATAAAATGACAGAACTATTGAAAGTTAAATATCCAATTATACAAGCTCCAATGGCTGGTGGAATAACTACTTCTGCATTAGTCGCTGAGGTTTCAAATACGGGAGGTCTAGGAATGATTGGAGCTGGGTATTTGACCCCAGTTCAAACGCGAGAACAAATTAAGGAAGTAAAGCAACTAACATCAAACCCTTTTGGTATTAATTTATTTGTTCCTAATGAATTTAAAGTGACAGAGAATGAAATTAAATCAGCAAACCAGTTCTTAAACCCCATTCGTCAGAAATTGAATTTGGAACAAAAGGAGAACATGGAAATCCCTAATTATAAAGATGTTTATGAAACATTTATAGAGCAAATTAAGGTCGTAATTGAAGAAAAGGTCCCTATTTGTTCCTTTACATTTGGCATTCCTTCAAATGAAATCATTGCTGAATTAAAACAGGCAAATATTATTCTAATTGGAACCGCTACAACCGTTAGAGAAGCAGTTGAAAATGAAAAAGCAGGCATGGATATTGTTGTTGCTCAAGGTAGTGAAGCTGGTGGACATCGAGGGAGCTTTATGAATGGGTCACAAGAAAGTTTGATTGGTTTAATGTCATTAATTCCACAAGTTGTCGATGATGTAAACATTCCTGTTGTTGCTGCTGGAGGAATTATGGATGGGAGAGGATTAATGGCTTCAATTTGTTTAGGAGCAATGGGCGTACAAATGGGGACGGCCTTTTTGACTTGTATCGAAAGTGGAGCAAATAAGGTTCATAAAGAAGCGATTCTTAATGCTAAAGATGAGCAAACTGTTTTAACTCGTTCATTTTCTGGTAAATGGGCAAGAGGAATAAAAAATAAATTTATTTTAGAAATGCAGAATCATGAAGCACTCCTACCAGATTTCCCAGCTCAAAATACATTAACCCAGGATATTAGAAAGACTTCCAGTGCACAAAAAAATCAAGATTTCATGTCACTTTGGTCTGGTCAAACTCCAAGATTAGCCAAGAATCAAAACGTCAAATCATTAATTACAAACATTATGGCAGAAGCAAAAAAGTTAAGTTATATGGAAGCAAAATAAATTCTAATGGTTACAAAACCTAGCTACAAAAGCTAGGTTTTTGCGTATGACAAATTACCATATAACGGAAACAACTTTATTACAAAGGAAGCGTCGAGTTTCTTATAAACTTAATACTTAACAATGGATGAATATGTACACTGTTCCAAATTTTATTTGTAATTACAGAATGATTGAAGCTTTGTTTCGTGAAATAGTCATTTTACTGAATTTATTTACTTGATTTCCGAAAATTAATCAGTTAAACTGATTATATATCAAGCTGATTAATTTTGGAGGTGTAAATGAATAATTGGAAAAGTGGAATCAATCTTATGGTTTTTTACTTGGAAAGGTTCTTCAAAAAATGGAAACGAATTTCGTTGAAGGACTTTCCCCATTTGAAATTAATGCTAGACAATATGGAGTTCTTTTATTTATCGAAGGGAACCCCTACTCTTCACAAAAAGATATTTCTGAAAACCTACAAATCGACCGAACAACAATGGTTAGTCATATTGACCACTTAGAAGGTTTAGGGTATGTAGAGAGAACGAGGAATCCAAATGACAGAAGATCTTATAGTCTATTGATTACGGATAAAGGAAAAGATGTATTGGATTCACGTTGGGAGTTTTTAATCCATACAGAATTGGAAGTTTTAGCCCCTTTAAGCGATGAAGAAAAACAATTATTGAAGGAGCTCCTTATTAAAGTTTGGACTACTCTATAAAACTGGAGGTAACTACTTATGAATGCACTTGAGTATTTTAATGCACGTCTAGAAGCAACCATTAGCCCTATGGATTATTTGAAATTGGCATCAACTGATCCTGATAAATACTTTTTGATTGATGTAAGAAATGGTCCTGATCATGTAAAAACATTAACAATTAAGGATGCCCATATTATTCCTCAACAAGAACTGCAAGATCGTTTAGATGAAATACCGAAAGATAAGGAAATTATTGTTTACTGTTGGGATGTTTGGTGTAACACTGCTGCCAAAGTTGCCTCATTTTTATTGGAACGTGGCTATCAAGTGAAAGAACTGACTGGTGGAATTGCGGCATGGAAAGAGATGAACTTTCCTATTACGGATTTGACTCAAAATGATCACATTTCTGATAGCTGTGGGTGCTAATTCTAGTGGAATCGAATAGGTATTGGATTGGTGTTGCATCACGAGACCATGTAATGAATGCCGTTCAGGGTGGATTTGCACAGCTTTGTCATGGCAAACAAGAACCTTTAAAAAGGATGCATACTGGTGATTGGATTATTTATTATTCCCCAAAAGTGAAATTTAAAGATAGTGCTCGGTATCAGAAATTTACTGCTATTGGAAGGGTTATAGATGATGTTATCTTTCAGTTTGAATCAGGAAATAACTTCTTTCCTTTCCGAAGAAATATAGATTATATTTCTTGCAAGGAAATACCCATTCAACCATTCATACCTCAACTCTCTTTTATTAAGAGTGCAAAGTACTGGGGTTATTCTTTTCGACTTGGCCATTTCGAAATAAGTGAAAAGGATTTTAAACTAATTGCAGAAAGAATGATCAACGAAAAAGGAGATTAGAATATTCTAATCTCCTTACTTTTTTTAGTTTAAAATACCCATATATTCTTCAACTAAACTCCCTCAATAAAAAAGGTATCGACCCTTCTCGGTTATTATATAATGACAAACATTATAATGGTAATGAATAGTTAACTCTTTTTTCGATAGTAGAACAATATCTATCATTGAACCCAATTCGTTACTTCACCAATTCAGCAACCCGTAGAGTACATAAATTCAAATATTGCTTTTCCAAAATATGAATAACAGGCTTCACGTAAAAATACATTCCAATTAGACACCATTTTATCTCACAACTTTAGGATGAAACCTACCATGATGTTAGCTTTGTCTAACTCTTACAAGTATAGTGAGACTAACAGTAAGCTACTTTACATTTTCTAATTGGTATATAATAGTGTGAAGAAATTTTATAATAACGGAGGGTATTGAATGAAAATTTTGTTTGATGAAACATACACTTCAGATGACGGAAAATATACAAGTAGGAATATTTGGTATGGATATGCGGATATATCTGTTGACGGTCAGCATGGAAAAACCATTAAGCTTAATGAAGATTTTATGGTTCAATTATGCGAATTAGTAAAAAATGACTTATCTAATAATACAGAAAATGTGCCTACTCAAACTAACTGGTATTTCTATGGAAGTGCTGTAACTAAGGACGCTATTGGAGACAATATTCGTCCGACAATTATGGTTCGTGAGAAGTCTGGAGAGTTTATTACTAATTTTAATATCAGTGACCACGATTTTGCTGTAAATATTGATGCTATTCTGTTGTTTAAGGCGGATTTTGAAAAACGTTTAGCAAGTCATTGATGAATATTACCAGTATAAGCATGTTCAAACTATTTGAGGGGATGATTTCTAATGAATTCATTCTCCTTTTTCATGTGGTGGCAGTCTTTTTGTGTGGAGGAAAAGGTCATTTAATAATAAAGATTGTGAATAATAGCATTTAAATTAAACTGTGCCTTTAGCTAAACAAGCAAAAGAGTTGGAAATACGCTATTATATATTTGTTTAAGAGAAGACCCTTGCACTTCGAGAGATCTCCTATGCTGTATATACCATTCAGTCCTTTGAAAAATATTCCTTGCATAAGATATACAAACCTATTATCCAAACCCCTATTAAGAACAAAATTAAATATTGCAAGTGAAAGCGTGTAATAAAATTAAAAATAAGCCATTTCTTATGATATCCGTCATAACTCAAAACATATTCCATAATACCGTTGATAATAGGACTTAATCCAATTGAAGCTGATAACATTAACGAGAACCCAAGTAATGGTTTCCTCATATTTTCCCCTCCTTGCTTATAAAAAAGTTTAAAATATTTTCTACACTAACTAAATTTACATTATCAATTTTTGAAGTCATGTTAAAAATTCCACACAATAAGCTATTTTCCCTTCTTCGACTAACCTGCCCATTTTGTGTAACCAGATTACTATTACTCTATCTCCTCGTAAGACCATTAACCCCAAAAAATCCACTTATTAGATTACTTTATTTTTGTTAGAACAACCGTCTAAATAGAATTGTCGAAAAATGTAGTAAATTCACACAAAGTTTATTTTGACTGGACACGATTTGGTGTCGTATTATTAATTTAAATTAAGACACCAATCGGTGTCCTATTAAATAAAAAAATTAGGAGGAGGGTGTAGTGAAAGAGAAAAGCGAAACAAGGGATGTTTACGACGCTGTTGCTGATCCTACGAGACGCAAGATACTGGATTTGTTAGCAAATAGAGAAGAAATGCCTCTCCACGAACTAACTACGAATTTTCAAATGGGCCGTACGGCAGTTTCAAAACATTTGACCATACTCAAGGATGCTGGACTTGTCATTAGCCGAAAAGCAGGCAGGGAAACAAGATATCGTCTAAATGCCTTGCCACTTCAAGAAATTCAAGATTGGGTAACATATTACACAAAGTTTTGGAATGATAAAATAATGCTTCTACACCAACTATTACAGGAGGAAGAAGAAATGCATAAAGTTTCATTAGATTTTCAGTTTAACTATTCCATTGACCGTGTATGGTTAGCATTAACAGACTCAAATATTCTAGCAAAATGGGTAATGGATAATGATTTTAAACCAATCGTAGGACATAAATTTCAATTCAGAGCTAAGCCGAATAAATTGTGGGATGGCATTGTCAACTCCGAAGTACTCGTTGTTGATCAACCAAATAAACTATCTTACACTTGGATAACCGCTGGAGAAAGCACTACCGTTACATGGACATTGAAAGAAGCAGATGGAACTACGTTCTTACATCTCGAACAAACTGGATTTGTAAATCAAGGGCATGCGTATCATGGTGCCAAACAAGGATGGGTATTAATGGGTGATAAACTTGAACAAGTGTTAAATGAACTGTAAAACAAATTTTCTATAACACTAGGAGGAATTCAAGATGATTATAGTTTCTGTAATTCTTCAAAGTTTGTTGGTTTTATACTATGTTTTCTCAGGTGTTGCTAAAATCATAGGGGCTAAATATTGGGTTGATATATTTAAGCAAATTAAGCTTCCTCAATGGTTTCGTGTCGTAACAGGGTTTGTTCAATTAATTGGAGCAATCCTACTGATCATCGGTTACTGGATTGGAGGTCCTGTCGCATGGGCAGGTATCTTGCTTGGAATTACCATGATCATGGCATGCTTTGCACATATTAGAGTCAAAGATTCGTTTGGCAAAACAGCACCAGCCCTTATGTTTGCTGTCTTAAATATCATTTTAGTAATCCTAAATGCAGATTATTTGCAACATCCTTTTTCATAAGATTAGTGAATAGCCAACACCCGAGGTCCGTATGTGCCCATCTTAGTTCATTGTATTCACCAAGTCTCGG contains:
- a CDS encoding GNAT family N-acetyltransferase, translating into MVDLSHKPLIEGEKVVLRPFKDEDFPYIEECLKDPEVLKLTGSSSDFDRESILKWYSTRNEQTDRLDLAIVDKSQGILVGEVVVNLYDENSHSMNFRILIGPRGRNRGLGTEATKHIIDYVFKSTTLNQLTLSVFDFNPRAKYIYEKVGFEIESIDENDLEFEGKWIDSINMKLTRENWINREKHAY
- a CDS encoding LysR family transcriptional regulator translates to MDLHTLEIFQAVAKLGSISQAARKLQYAQSNITMKIQQLESDLQTTLFYRHNRGTALTAKGSILLTYTEKIFDLIEETKSVMSDDQTPKGPLMIGSMETTAAVRLPNLLAKYHKDFPDVDLTLKTGSTVQNIQGVLQYELDGAFVAGPIEHPELKEKELIDEELVIITDTIHPPISSFKDIQTRTLLVFHAGCSYREKLEQWLQQEKVIPNKIMEFGTLDAIIGCVAAGLGISMLPQSVVSKHVQDGILREHSIPNSYGKVKTVFIYRKDKYVPTSLIKFIDMIGE
- a CDS encoding tautomerase family protein; this translates as MPLLRFDLIEGRSEEALKKLLDSAHHSMVEAFQVPESDRYQIVHQHPQHELIIEDTGLGFKRSKDLVIISIVSKKRTVKQKEALYSLLAQKLESECDISPQDLIVSITENNDSDWSFGLGEAQFLTGSL
- a CDS encoding NAD(P)H-dependent flavin oxidoreductase; translation: MLNNKMTELLKVKYPIIQAPMAGGITTSALVAEVSNTGGLGMIGAGYLTPVQTREQIKEVKQLTSNPFGINLFVPNEFKVTENEIKSANQFLNPIRQKLNLEQKENMEIPNYKDVYETFIEQIKVVIEEKVPICSFTFGIPSNEIIAELKQANIILIGTATTVREAVENEKAGMDIVVAQGSEAGGHRGSFMNGSQESLIGLMSLIPQVVDDVNIPVVAAGGIMDGRGLMASICLGAMGVQMGTAFLTCIESGANKVHKEAILNAKDEQTVLTRSFSGKWARGIKNKFILEMQNHEALLPDFPAQNTLTQDIRKTSSAQKNQDFMSLWSGQTPRLAKNQNVKSLITNIMAEAKKLSYMEAK
- a CDS encoding MarR family winged helix-turn-helix transcriptional regulator yields the protein MEKWNQSYGFLLGKVLQKMETNFVEGLSPFEINARQYGVLLFIEGNPYSSQKDISENLQIDRTTMVSHIDHLEGLGYVERTRNPNDRRSYSLLITDKGKDVLDSRWEFLIHTELEVLAPLSDEEKQLLKELLIKVWTTL
- a CDS encoding rhodanese-like domain-containing protein yields the protein MNALEYFNARLEATISPMDYLKLASTDPDKYFLIDVRNGPDHVKTLTIKDAHIIPQQELQDRLDEIPKDKEIIVYCWDVWCNTAAKVASFLLERGYQVKELTGGIAAWKEMNFPITDLTQNDHISDSCGC
- a CDS encoding EVE domain-containing protein encodes the protein MESNRYWIGVASRDHVMNAVQGGFAQLCHGKQEPLKRMHTGDWIIYYSPKVKFKDSARYQKFTAIGRVIDDVIFQFESGNNFFPFRRNIDYISCKEIPIQPFIPQLSFIKSAKYWGYSFRLGHFEISEKDFKLIAERMINEKGD
- a CDS encoding metalloregulator ArsR/SmtB family transcription factor, with protein sequence MKEKSETRDVYDAVADPTRRKILDLLANREEMPLHELTTNFQMGRTAVSKHLTILKDAGLVISRKAGRETRYRLNALPLQEIQDWVTYYTKFWNDKIMLLHQLLQEEEEMHKVSLDFQFNYSIDRVWLALTDSNILAKWVMDNDFKPIVGHKFQFRAKPNKLWDGIVNSEVLVVDQPNKLSYTWITAGESTTVTWTLKEADGTTFLHLEQTGFVNQGHAYHGAKQGWVLMGDKLEQVLNEL
- a CDS encoding DoxX family protein; its protein translation is MIIVSVILQSLLVLYYVFSGVAKIIGAKYWVDIFKQIKLPQWFRVVTGFVQLIGAILLIIGYWIGGPVAWAGILLGITMIMACFAHIRVKDSFGKTAPALMFAVLNIILVILNADYLQHPFS